Proteins from a single region of Styela clava chromosome 1, kaStyClav1.hap1.2, whole genome shotgun sequence:
- the LOC120341739 gene encoding MAP kinase-activating death domain protein-like isoform X3, protein MAKDVKPQDKHLIDYLVIVGAKHPSGTALQSPTLLNRFPKEDRPSFALPPDVVYFCQPEGCTNVCRRSSQSLHEDTTSFVFTLTDKDSGFIRYGVCVNFYRPFERKDLDKLRKKGWKKRQKAREEFSYDQEFSDDDESKFDGGFDTPTTIAEAVDGADLSSGRNLSGNNLSDENSPASTKAQSPRRRGQRTIRTHTLTSLCIISRQPFISGFRRCLLTLKRIIEACYHRIKSKNRRKSKQYHSIWAVLSGCATIASTSLSGVILKEVQEIEEWTRKLLDAPVPAPGKTKLILELLPPDMQVPLTFALPDESRLSLLDFPFHLPLELLGIDLCLKVLTAIVLEQKIVLRSRDYNALSMSILALTSMLYPLQYMFPVIPLLPVCLPGSEQLLLAPTPYIIGVPTPFFDGAQFSLPNDVWLVDLDSNKMTKPSACKPLPKLPEPEGTTLRTHLKQALASMSLNPPVQNFEQSDVSTWLKSQDSKSTASTKFNPLIYGNDVDSVDVATRVALVRFLLSPNVMMNLSDHTRTLRLYPRPVVAFQAKSFVQSRPKPSEFIRELATTQAVEYFGEWALAPTNLAFLRICNNIFDPLAIGDKAKWFSGQLNEIKHSTVDSNNVFVSTLANVDEIACAEQDSDCPTDESGSEGYEGEGTSTSYSSCSYDSDHQVAVETDDVTVADQNANPLLKDFTKLNGNVPYIEERNSSNEGGEESEQIHRVQDQLDASSARTASSDSNTSTASSNSDGTIAEILKAAATVRQQRNGHTDAGSTAMTISQDRKTPFPSVKGPRRTLIDHRSVIRHGSALVVTPPQKSANQSGSGMNTTENQQFLKEVSQNVLQSKGAGWFNLKKVARLMEYEELRMFLLQQLNQSTQDEGNQEYVEDIEVNYKVYRGLSELLKCVVAGLEHSYRSLHGLGGLASALQLLEITHTHYYCKEIKSTHAGNTSSDQDAASVHSFDAEGSTGVMNFDTKSIADEIASIASSKSDSSNSQKDNASVRSVQAVIAQDKSDTGSVASDASAASSTEVRFRNGKFIRIESDIGDDEQRVYLSQALLGHSKNSIFTQLEDQALEATFHLSKDRTSLWDDMAFWEQMFLDAVALERDAVGMDQGPMDMMERYRSLAVHEKRRLEEEEDRLLSTMLYNMVACMIMMKVLKPEIKKKIRRLLGKSHVGLVQSAEINILLDQISSLSDVYVDLKPCGSRHIRKQSFVVHSGTDTGGDVLFMEVCDNAIILRTGFGTICQRWWYEKLINMTFCPKTKVLCLWRRNGQETQLNKFYTKKCRELYHCVKEAMEKAAARHNEPELGGEFPVQDMKTGECGLLQVTLDGINLKLSSSQDETRQVFLDLKTIRKCNTVKGVFILEQYKRDTDEVTLHKFKSPLASEICYAVLCLFSYVAAGRSAQSLRE, encoded by the exons ATGGCCAAAGATGTGAAGCCACAGGACAAACATCTGATTGACTATCTTGTAATTGTTGGAGCAAAGCATCCAAGTGGAACAGCATTGCAATCCCCTACATTGCTGAATAG GTTTCCAAAAGAAGACCGACCTTCCTTTGCACTCCCTCCAGATGTCGTCTACTTCTGCCAACCTGAAGGCTGCACAAATGTTTGCAGAAG GTCCAGTCAGAGCCTCCATGAAGACACAACATCATTTGTTTTTACATTGACCGATAAAGACAGTGGATTTATTCGATATGGAGTTTGTGTCAATTTTTATCGCCCATTTGAACGTAAAGATTTGgataaattgagaaaaaaaggaTGGAAGAAAAGACAAAA GGCAAGAGAGGAGTTTTCATATGACCAAGAGTTTTCAGATGATGATGAATCCAAGTTTGATGGGGGTTTCGATACTCCGACAACCATTGCTGAGGCGGTTGATGGTGCTGATCTCAGTTCTGGTAGGAATCTTTCAGGAAATAATCTCAGCGATGAAAATTCTCCTGCTTCAACGAAAG CACAAAGCCCTCGACGTCGAGGTCAACGAACGATACGGACTCATACTCTCACTTCACTGTGCATAATAAGTCGGCAACCTTTCATATCAGGCTTCAGAAG ATGTTTACTAACATTGAAACGAATAATCGAAGCTTGCTATCATCgcataaaaagtaaaaacagaAGAAAATCAAAGCAATACCACAG TATTTGGGCCGTACTCAGTGGTTGCGCTACAATCGCATCAACATCGTTATCAGGCGTCATCTTGAAGGAAGTTCAGGAAATCGAAGAATGGACTCGGAAGTTACTTGATGCACCAGTTCCTGCTCCCGGGAAAACAAAACTCATTTTGGAATTGCTGCCTCCAGATATGCAG GTCCCACTGACATTTGCTTTGCCTGATGAATCAAGGTTATCACTGCTGGATTTCCCGTTCCATCTTCCATTAGAATTGCTTGGAATTGATTTGTGCTTGAAAGTTCTCACTGCCATAGTGCTGGAACAAAAG ATTGTTCTCCGATCTCGTGACTACAATGCATTGTCAATGTCAATCCTGGCACTAACAAGCATGCTGTATCCTCTGCAATACATGTTTCCTGTCATTCCCCTCCTCCCCGTCTGCCTCCCAGGATCAGAGCAACTCCTGCTGGCTCCAACACCGTATATTATAGGGGTTCCGACACCATTCTTTGATGGCGCTCAGTTCAGTCTGCCAAATGATGTGTGGCTTGTTGACTTAGATTCAAACAAG ATGACGAAACCTTCAGCTTGTAAACCTTTACCAAAACTACCTGAACCCGAAGGAACAACTTTGCGGACTCATTTGAAACAG GCGCTGGCTAGTATGAGTCTGAATCCGCCAGTTCAAAACTTTGAGCAGTCTGATGTTTCCACTTGGTTGAAATCGCAGGACTCAAAATCAACTGCAAGTACTAAATTCAACCCACTTATTTATGGAAATGATGTCGACTCAGTGGATGTTGCTACCAG gGTTGCTCTCGTCCGATTCCTTCTCTCCCCGAATGTGATGATGAATTTGTCCGATCACACCAGAACGTTACGACTCTACCCAAGACCTGTCGTTGCATTCCAGGCTAAAAGTTTTGTTCAGTCTCG ACCAAAACCATCAGAATTCATCCGTGAACTTGCTACAACACAGGCTGTTGAATACTTCGGTGAATGGGCTCTTGCTCCAACGAATCTTGCCTTTCTACGGATCTGCAATA ATATTTTCGATCCTCTGGCAATTGGTGACAAAGCTAAATGGTTTTCTGGCCAACTTAATGAAATCAAACATTCGACTGTCGACAGCAACAATGTGTTTGTATCAACACTTGCTAACGTAGATGAGATTGCCTGTGCTGAACAGGACTCTGACTGTCCAACAGATGAAAGTG GCAGTGAAGGTTATGAAGGGGAAGGCACAAGCACTTCATACTCATCATGCTCTTATGATTCTGATCATCAAGTTGCCGTGGAAACAGATGATGTCACAGTGGCAGATCAGAATGCCAATCCATTACTGAAG gatTTCACAAAACTGAATGGTAATGTGCCATATATTGAAGAACGTAATTCATCAAATGAAGGGGGAGAAGAAAGCGAACAGATACACAGAGTACAAGATCAGTTAG ATGCATCAAGTGCACGGACAGCCAGCAGTGACTCGAACACTTCGACAGCAAGTTCAAACAGTGATGGGACTATTGCTGAAATACTGAAAGCTGCGGCGACAGTACGACAACAACGTAATGGGCATACAGATGCGGGATCTACTGCCATGACAATATCTCAGGATAGAAAAACTCCTTTTCCAAGTGTCAAAG GTCCACGACGAACATTAATTGACCATCGATCTGTTATTCGCCATGGTTCAGCTCTTGTAGTCACTCCTCCTCAGAAATCCGCAAATCAGTCAGGTTCTGGGATGAATACGACGGAAAACCAACAATTCTTGAAG GAAGTTTCTCAAAATGTCTTGCAAAGCAAAGGAGCCGGTTGGTTTAATTTGAAGAAAGTAGCCAG GTTGATGGAATATGAAGAACTGAGAATGTTTCTGCTGCAACAGTTGAACCAATCTACTCAAGATGAGGGAAATCAGGAATATGTCGAGGATATT GAAGTGAATTACAAAGTTTATCGTGGATTGTCGGAGTTGCTGAAATGTGTTGTAGCGGGATTGGAACATTCATATAGAAGTCTGCATGGTTTGGGTGGGTTGGCTTCTGCCCTGCAGCTGCTGGAAATCACTCATACACATTACTACTGTAAAG AAATCAAATCAACTCATGCCGGAAATACATCTTCCGATCAAGACGCAGCCAGTGTTCATTCATTTGATGCTGAAGGTTCAACCGGAGTCATGAACTTTGACACCAAGTCAATTGCAGACGAGATTGCAAGCATTG CATCATCGAAGAGTGACTCATCAAATTCACAGAAAGACAATGCAAGTGTGAGGAGTGTCCAAGCCGTCATTGCACAG GATAAATCTGATACTGGAAGTGTTGCAAGCGATGCAAGTGCGGCCTCATCGACAGAGGTTCGATTCAGAAACGGGAAATTTATTCGGATTGAGTCAGACATCGGTGACGATGAGCAGAGAGTTTATTTGAGTCAAGCATTGCTCG GTCACAGTAAAAACTCTATCTTTACTCAGCTGGAAGATCAAGCTCTGGAAGCCACATTTCACCTGA GTAAAGATCGGACAAGTTTATGGGACGACATGGCATTCTGGGAGCAGATGTTCCTTGATGCTGTGGCTCTTGAGAGGGATGCTGTGGGAATGGATCAAGGGCCTATGGATATGATGGAGAG ATATCGATCCCTAGCAGTTCATGAGAAAAGAAGGTTGGAAGAGGAAGAAGACCGCTTGCTATCGACAATGCTGTATAATATGGTGGCTTGTATGATCATGATGAAAGTTCTCAAGCCGGAGATAAAGAAAAAA ATACGTAGACTCCTCGGCAAATCCCACGTCGGGCTTGTACAGAGTGCTGAAATAAATATACTGCTGGATCAGATATCCAGTTTGAGTGATGTATATGTGGATTTGAAACCTTGTGGAAGCCGTCACATCCGGAAACAGTCATTTGTTGTGCATTCCGGAACGGATACTGGAGGGGATGTTTTATTCATGGAA GTATGTGACAATGCAATCATTCTGCGCACAGGGTTCGGAACAATTTGTCAACGTTGGTGGTACGAGAAACTCATCAATATGACATTCTGCCCCAAAACAAAGGTTTTATGTCTCTGGAGAAGAAACGGGCAGGAAACCCAACTTAACAAGTTTTACACAAAAAAG
- the LOC120341739 gene encoding MAP kinase-activating death domain protein-like isoform X8: MAKDVKPQDKHLIDYLVIVGAKHPSGTALQSPTLLNRFPKEDRPSFALPPDVVYFCQPEGCTNVCRRSSQSLHEDTTSFVFTLTDKDSGFIRYGVCVNFYRPFERKDLDKLRKKGWKKRQKAREEFSYDQEFSDDDESKFDGGFDTPTTIAEAVDGADLSSGRNLSGNNLSDENSPASTKAQSPRRRGQRTIRTHTLTSLCIISRQPFISGFRRCLLTLKRIIEACYHRIKSKNRRKSKQYHSIWAVLSGCATIASTSLSGVILKEVQEIEEWTRKLLDAPVPAPGKTKLILELLPPDMQVPLTFALPDESRLSLLDFPFHLPLELLGIDLCLKVLTAIVLEQKIVLRSRDYNALSMSILALTSMLYPLQYMFPVIPLLPVCLPGSEQLLLAPTPYIIGVPTPFFDGAQFSLPNDVWLVDLDSNKMTKPSACKPLPKLPEPEGTTLRTHLKQALASMSLNPPVQNFEQSDVSTWLKSQDSKSTASTKFNPLIYGNDVDSVDVATRVALVRFLLSPNVMMNLSDHTRTLRLYPRPVVAFQAKSFVQSRPKPSEFIRELATTQAVEYFGEWALAPTNLAFLRICNNIFDPLAIGDKAKWFSGQLNEIKHSTVDSNNVFVSTLANVDEIACAEQDSDCPTDESGSEGYEGEGTSTSYSSCSYDSDHQVAVETDDVTVADQNANPLLKDFTKLNGNVPYIEERNSSNEGGEESEQIHRVQDQLDASSARTASSDSNTSTASSNSDGTIAEILKAAATVRQQRNGHTDAGSTAMTISQDRKTPFPSVKGPRRTLIDHRSVIRHGSALVVTPPQKSANQSGSGMNTTENQQFLKEVSQNVLQSKGAGWFNLKKVARLMEYEELRMFLLQQLNQSTQDEGNQEYVEDIEVNYKVYRGLSELLKCVVAGLEHSYRSLHGLGGLASALQLLEITHTHYYCKEIKSTHAGNTSSDQDAASVHSFDAEGSTGVMNFDTKSIADEIASIVHNIGNLASSKSDSSNSQKDNASVRSVQAVIAQDKSDTGSVASDASAASSTEVRFRNGKFIRIESDIGDDEQRVYLSQALLGKDRTSLWDDMAFWEQMFLDAVALERDAVGMDQGPMDMMERYRSLAVHEKRRLEEEEDRLLSTMLYNMVACMIMMKVLKPEIKKKIRRLLGKSHVGLVQSAEINILLDQISSLSDVYVDLKPCGSRHIRKQSFVVHSGTDTGGDVLFMEVCDNAIILRTGFGTICQRWWYEKLINMTFCPKTKVLCLWRRNGQETQLNKFYTKKCRELYHCVKEAMEKAAARHNEPELGGEFPVQDMKTGECGLLQVTLDGINLKLSSSQVFLDLKTIRKCNTVKGVFILEQYKRDTDEVTLHKFKSPLASEICYAVLCLFSYVAAGRSAQSLRE, from the exons ATGGCCAAAGATGTGAAGCCACAGGACAAACATCTGATTGACTATCTTGTAATTGTTGGAGCAAAGCATCCAAGTGGAACAGCATTGCAATCCCCTACATTGCTGAATAG GTTTCCAAAAGAAGACCGACCTTCCTTTGCACTCCCTCCAGATGTCGTCTACTTCTGCCAACCTGAAGGCTGCACAAATGTTTGCAGAAG GTCCAGTCAGAGCCTCCATGAAGACACAACATCATTTGTTTTTACATTGACCGATAAAGACAGTGGATTTATTCGATATGGAGTTTGTGTCAATTTTTATCGCCCATTTGAACGTAAAGATTTGgataaattgagaaaaaaaggaTGGAAGAAAAGACAAAA GGCAAGAGAGGAGTTTTCATATGACCAAGAGTTTTCAGATGATGATGAATCCAAGTTTGATGGGGGTTTCGATACTCCGACAACCATTGCTGAGGCGGTTGATGGTGCTGATCTCAGTTCTGGTAGGAATCTTTCAGGAAATAATCTCAGCGATGAAAATTCTCCTGCTTCAACGAAAG CACAAAGCCCTCGACGTCGAGGTCAACGAACGATACGGACTCATACTCTCACTTCACTGTGCATAATAAGTCGGCAACCTTTCATATCAGGCTTCAGAAG ATGTTTACTAACATTGAAACGAATAATCGAAGCTTGCTATCATCgcataaaaagtaaaaacagaAGAAAATCAAAGCAATACCACAG TATTTGGGCCGTACTCAGTGGTTGCGCTACAATCGCATCAACATCGTTATCAGGCGTCATCTTGAAGGAAGTTCAGGAAATCGAAGAATGGACTCGGAAGTTACTTGATGCACCAGTTCCTGCTCCCGGGAAAACAAAACTCATTTTGGAATTGCTGCCTCCAGATATGCAG GTCCCACTGACATTTGCTTTGCCTGATGAATCAAGGTTATCACTGCTGGATTTCCCGTTCCATCTTCCATTAGAATTGCTTGGAATTGATTTGTGCTTGAAAGTTCTCACTGCCATAGTGCTGGAACAAAAG ATTGTTCTCCGATCTCGTGACTACAATGCATTGTCAATGTCAATCCTGGCACTAACAAGCATGCTGTATCCTCTGCAATACATGTTTCCTGTCATTCCCCTCCTCCCCGTCTGCCTCCCAGGATCAGAGCAACTCCTGCTGGCTCCAACACCGTATATTATAGGGGTTCCGACACCATTCTTTGATGGCGCTCAGTTCAGTCTGCCAAATGATGTGTGGCTTGTTGACTTAGATTCAAACAAG ATGACGAAACCTTCAGCTTGTAAACCTTTACCAAAACTACCTGAACCCGAAGGAACAACTTTGCGGACTCATTTGAAACAG GCGCTGGCTAGTATGAGTCTGAATCCGCCAGTTCAAAACTTTGAGCAGTCTGATGTTTCCACTTGGTTGAAATCGCAGGACTCAAAATCAACTGCAAGTACTAAATTCAACCCACTTATTTATGGAAATGATGTCGACTCAGTGGATGTTGCTACCAG gGTTGCTCTCGTCCGATTCCTTCTCTCCCCGAATGTGATGATGAATTTGTCCGATCACACCAGAACGTTACGACTCTACCCAAGACCTGTCGTTGCATTCCAGGCTAAAAGTTTTGTTCAGTCTCG ACCAAAACCATCAGAATTCATCCGTGAACTTGCTACAACACAGGCTGTTGAATACTTCGGTGAATGGGCTCTTGCTCCAACGAATCTTGCCTTTCTACGGATCTGCAATA ATATTTTCGATCCTCTGGCAATTGGTGACAAAGCTAAATGGTTTTCTGGCCAACTTAATGAAATCAAACATTCGACTGTCGACAGCAACAATGTGTTTGTATCAACACTTGCTAACGTAGATGAGATTGCCTGTGCTGAACAGGACTCTGACTGTCCAACAGATGAAAGTG GCAGTGAAGGTTATGAAGGGGAAGGCACAAGCACTTCATACTCATCATGCTCTTATGATTCTGATCATCAAGTTGCCGTGGAAACAGATGATGTCACAGTGGCAGATCAGAATGCCAATCCATTACTGAAG gatTTCACAAAACTGAATGGTAATGTGCCATATATTGAAGAACGTAATTCATCAAATGAAGGGGGAGAAGAAAGCGAACAGATACACAGAGTACAAGATCAGTTAG ATGCATCAAGTGCACGGACAGCCAGCAGTGACTCGAACACTTCGACAGCAAGTTCAAACAGTGATGGGACTATTGCTGAAATACTGAAAGCTGCGGCGACAGTACGACAACAACGTAATGGGCATACAGATGCGGGATCTACTGCCATGACAATATCTCAGGATAGAAAAACTCCTTTTCCAAGTGTCAAAG GTCCACGACGAACATTAATTGACCATCGATCTGTTATTCGCCATGGTTCAGCTCTTGTAGTCACTCCTCCTCAGAAATCCGCAAATCAGTCAGGTTCTGGGATGAATACGACGGAAAACCAACAATTCTTGAAG GAAGTTTCTCAAAATGTCTTGCAAAGCAAAGGAGCCGGTTGGTTTAATTTGAAGAAAGTAGCCAG GTTGATGGAATATGAAGAACTGAGAATGTTTCTGCTGCAACAGTTGAACCAATCTACTCAAGATGAGGGAAATCAGGAATATGTCGAGGATATT GAAGTGAATTACAAAGTTTATCGTGGATTGTCGGAGTTGCTGAAATGTGTTGTAGCGGGATTGGAACATTCATATAGAAGTCTGCATGGTTTGGGTGGGTTGGCTTCTGCCCTGCAGCTGCTGGAAATCACTCATACACATTACTACTGTAAAG AAATCAAATCAACTCATGCCGGAAATACATCTTCCGATCAAGACGCAGCCAGTGTTCATTCATTTGATGCTGAAGGTTCAACCGGAGTCATGAACTTTGACACCAAGTCAATTGCAGACGAGATTGCAAGCATTG TTCACAATATTGGAAATCTTG CATCATCGAAGAGTGACTCATCAAATTCACAGAAAGACAATGCAAGTGTGAGGAGTGTCCAAGCCGTCATTGCACAG GATAAATCTGATACTGGAAGTGTTGCAAGCGATGCAAGTGCGGCCTCATCGACAGAGGTTCGATTCAGAAACGGGAAATTTATTCGGATTGAGTCAGACATCGGTGACGATGAGCAGAGAGTTTATTTGAGTCAAGCATTGCTCG GTAAAGATCGGACAAGTTTATGGGACGACATGGCATTCTGGGAGCAGATGTTCCTTGATGCTGTGGCTCTTGAGAGGGATGCTGTGGGAATGGATCAAGGGCCTATGGATATGATGGAGAG ATATCGATCCCTAGCAGTTCATGAGAAAAGAAGGTTGGAAGAGGAAGAAGACCGCTTGCTATCGACAATGCTGTATAATATGGTGGCTTGTATGATCATGATGAAAGTTCTCAAGCCGGAGATAAAGAAAAAA ATACGTAGACTCCTCGGCAAATCCCACGTCGGGCTTGTACAGAGTGCTGAAATAAATATACTGCTGGATCAGATATCCAGTTTGAGTGATGTATATGTGGATTTGAAACCTTGTGGAAGCCGTCACATCCGGAAACAGTCATTTGTTGTGCATTCCGGAACGGATACTGGAGGGGATGTTTTATTCATGGAA GTATGTGACAATGCAATCATTCTGCGCACAGGGTTCGGAACAATTTGTCAACGTTGGTGGTACGAGAAACTCATCAATATGACATTCTGCCCCAAAACAAAGGTTTTATGTCTCTGGAGAAGAAACGGGCAGGAAACCCAACTTAACAAGTTTTACACAAAAAAG